The following are encoded together in the Hemicordylus capensis ecotype Gifberg chromosome 4, rHemCap1.1.pri, whole genome shotgun sequence genome:
- the MANBAL gene encoding protein MANBAL — translation MAAELDFSPPEIPEPTFMENILHYGLFFGAIFQLICVLAIILPIPKSYKTDTESSEMKSSEMMKKPRNVATSVSKKPKKETKKKR, via the exons ATGGCTGCTGAGCTGGACTTCTCTCCCCCTGAAATTCCAGAGCCTACCTTCATGGAGAACATCCTACACTATGGCCTTTTCTTTGGTGCCATTTTCCAGCTCATCTGTGTGTTGGCCATAATCCTTCCCATTCCGAAGTCATATAAAACA GATACTGAAAGCTCTGAGATGAAAAGCTCAGAAATGATGAAGAAACCCAGGAATGTGGCTACATCAGTGAGCAAGAAGCCCAAGAAAGAAACCAAAAAGAAGCGATAA